The Oenanthe melanoleuca isolate GR-GAL-2019-014 chromosome 1, OMel1.0, whole genome shotgun sequence genome segment CCGTACCCTCACACAGTTGCAGGAtgtcctgccccatcccacatCATTCCTAGTTGGCCTGGTGGTCAGGTTGGTTGGGCTCTGATCAATCACTTCGCAGTTATCACTGCACAGAGTTACATCAGCAGAAGCTTGGGCATGGGGAAGTGGCATCtactttaaaaagcagaataattatTTCCCATCAAGGCAAAAGCATTAAGTGGCAGGACACAACCTGCTAtcatttactgttttcttttgtatttccaAATTTGCATGTTGCTAATTGTTGTGTGTTGCTTGGCAACACAGGAATCCACTTCTATGTGATATATTATTAAAGAAGAGACTATTAAAGAGATATACAGAGCCATAATAACAGCTAGAAAGTCACTGATAGCATCACACAAATAAGAGAACTAGAAACACCTATTAATTCAGATATTTCTCTAGATCTTTGCAGGAGTCATGTTTAAGGCAGCTCTCTAGGTCATTTTCCACATTAAGGCTTTCTACAGACTCTGGATTAGTGCTAGCAGTTGAACtccatttaatatttcattttaaataaacttaATTGTAAAAACTCTGCCcatattttatgtttatttccatatatataaattacatttcttaATGTCACCAAAggacaaagtaaaaaaaactgTTTGGAGGGTAGGGGTGGCAGGGAACTTAAGTTTTATCACAGAAATGAAGGCAACAGAAGCCAGTACTAAACTGAATCACTATGATTTAATCGGTCCCATTAACACAGTATCTTGGGAAAGCTGAGTAACAAATTATATGCCTCTCCAATGGAGGGAAAAGACCTAACAACTCTCATGTGACAGGGCAGGAATACAGTAGTGGAGGcttaatgtttcttttctggTAGCTTACAATTTCTACAGAAAGCTCTCACTGTACTTTGGGATATTCCACTCAGCAACTCAGTTAAACATACCCTGTCACAGATGACCTCATCTTGAACTATGTAACCAACGGTGCTCTTACGCACAGCAAAATTCCTACTTGAATGAAAGAAGACAGAGAATCTCTCTTCATCTCTAGTTCACTAGTGTAGCAGTTTTAAGGATTAGAGTTAAAATTTTCCTTGCAGGACCTGACTAGCAAGGCAATAGTGAGCCAAAGGCCGATTTCTCTGTATGTGTCTTTTCAATTGGGcagattttaaatataaaataaagtcaTAAAGAAACAAGAAAGCAGTAGAAGACATGTATATATTTCTATCCTGTCAGCCTCAGAAGCTtacagaagtaaaagaaaaaaaaaaatcaaaaaataagCTAGCTCTGATAATCACATTTAAATCTCCTCACTCATTATTGCAGTTAAGGAAGCACTCAAGGGAAGGGTCAACAACATGTGCGGTAATTAACAGCACAAATTGCATCAGAAGAGATCTTAATCCTATCCTTAAATCATCTAAATCTCATTACAGAGTTTCTCAGAACTACTTTTAAGAATGAAAAGAAGCCCTTCTGTGCAATTTATGACACAAGTTTTCCACTTGCAGAACTGAAGTAGACATCACACGGGATTTTATAGCTCTCCTTGAAGGATGTCATGAGCAGATGTTCTAAGTGATGCACCTGGCACAGAAGCACATTTGTCAAGGCCACTATCTGCAGGCAGAGAAAGTCAGTAGGACTTGTTCAAGTACTGTTTCTACTGCTCAGAATGTACACACGACAGATTAATTACTGCACAATCCTGCATTTCTCTAGGGATTGAGATGTAGGCTGCTGAGAAGACAAGCTCTGTAACACCCAACTTCTCTCAGAAACCCCCAGAGCACTTTGGGCTTTTATATACCATAAAAACtaacagagctggggaaaagtggggaaaaataaagttaaaactGAGACTGAACATTAAGTAAGTTTTCTTATTAAGCTACAGGATATGGCTCAACAGTAATTCACACAAAGCCTCAATTATTTAACTTGCAACTTTATTTCAGTGTAAGTCATTGGTATAAAGTTTAGTATCTAATTATACAGATACTGAGGATTTTCAGGGAAGcttattttgtcctttttaatGTCTTTTGCCACTTGGTCCTCAGGCATGTTTCAAGAGGACTAACACTACCTGTGTACCTTAAATTTTTGTACAAAAGCACTTCAAgtctttgttttgttcttatGAGTAGGATGCCCAAAACATGCATATTATAGACAATATAATGGtcaaggaaatatttcccttcTTTAAACTAAGGCAGTTAAAACCCCAGGAATATTGATTGAGGAATTTGGAAGAGTAAAAAGACTTCCTTAGCGCTCATTTATTCCTTGAGCAAGTAAGACACACCCTCTTGGAATTATCAGATTTGATTGCTGTCTGCACTGAGAAGACAAAGATTGTCAAAGACAGCATTTAATTATGTACATTTCATAATGCCACTAACTCATCCACTTCTGAATAAGAACTTGTCAATGTTAAGAACTGTGTAAACCCACATGCAAAAAATTGAgatagaatttttaaaatagaaccAAATTGGCAAGTTTTTGGAAAGGATAtttcaatgttttaaaaaaaaaaaaagtatattaaaatGAGCACTTCAAGTAACTTAAATATCTTTAGCAAACATGTCCAGCAAGAGACTCTCTGTAAAAGAAATTGTTCTTAGAACAAAAAGCTAACAAATGGCTATTTAGCCACTAATTTTTCAACACAGTGGTGGGTCTGTGTGAAACAATTTGTAATCTAAATAAAGCGAGTCCATTACAATGTTAAAAAACATACATTAAGCAGGACTGATTAACTAttgcatttctgtatttacaAAAGTGCTTAGCATAACAAAATTatctaaaaaaatataaactttaCCAATATCATTTGGTTCTATGTGTGCTCCTAGACCTGCACTTGGAAAAAATAGTATTTACATTGTTAGATTTAGACAAGTTTCTATagtttttaaaggaatttaaCAAAACTCCCCCCACAAATGGCCCCATATCTAAGTAAATGAATTTTATCTAGCTCATAACAGAGCAGGAGCAAATCCTTGAGTGCAGAACAGTACAAACAATTCTAACCATTATCTGTGGCATTAGACCCCAGAACTGGCTGTCGACAAATTGGGCAAGTGGAGTTCTCAGAAAGCCAGCGATCAATACAATGAATATGAAACTCATGCATACAAGGTAACTGCCTTAGTTTATTCCCTGTTGCATATTCATTAATGCAAACACTGCACGTTTTACTCCATTCATTTTCAGTGTGAACATCCCCATAGTTCCGTGTAGAAAGATTGTCAATCTGCTCTTTGGTTAAACCTCTGAAAcgatcatcatcatcatcttcattcAGCAGGAAGAAGTGGGCTAGTCGAAGGATGGGCAGTGTTCCATTCTCCACTAGGTTGTTTGCATCTTGAGACTGCCTGCTATCTTGGCTCTCACGATTGCGCCCAGGGCGCTGACTACCACCCCTCTGtccatttctttccctgctgccatctAATGCATGTCTAGACAAAACCCCACCTGGATCACTGCTGTTTGCTGAACTTGAGTTATTGTGTGCATCTCCTAAATGGTGACTGCCTCTTTGCACTTCTGAATTAGATTCAGTTTCCATTAAAGAACTCAGTTCTCCAAAGCCTGTCATTATCTGCCTAAGGATTGACCGAAGAGCCACTGATGAAGGCTCCCCAAGGCCGGTTTCTGAAATCCGACGAAGAGGTATCCGTATAGTGCTAATGTAGGTCCGAATACCCGCGCGCTCTGATCGGGATATTGTGCGCCGAAACCCCCCACTGTCACTTTCAAAGGTAACTGTGTTTTCTGACATTCCTACTCTAGAACGAGTTCTACTGGCAATGCTGTCCCGGTCTCTGTTTTCTCCAGGACGAATTCTTCTCACCTGAAGATCTAGTGTAATTGTGGGGTGCCTTCTGACAGCAGCGACTGGCCTACTAGATTCTTCCTCTTCCAAACTTGTTCCTAAGGATGGGGCTACACTGGAAAGCTGGGGAGCCTGAGTGTTACTTCTTGCTTGCTCTTCAGTAGGCTGGGGAGAAGCTTGAGCTGTTTGCCTCCTACTTCTGTTGACCTGCTGTGCATTTCTACCCTGCCTCTGACCACGTTCCTCAGAACGAGCAGCATCACCTTGCCTTTGCAGCGGGGAGCGGCTTCGACTACTTAAGGTAGACCTCAGCCTCAAAATTTCTAGTCTTTGGTTTGTATTCATCCGGACATTACTCCTAGCTCTACCCCTCCTGACTCCTGCAGAAGTACCTCTTTCTGGCATTTCTCTTGGCtcaccagcagccacagaatTATGTGGTGTACTATTATTTGTCTGGCCTGTCAGCTCCCTCGTTCTACTCCTGAGCCTCCCTGAAACTGCATGAGAGACTATTTCTGACCTTAATGCCATGGCATGTCTTAGAAGCCTAGTCCTTGCAGCTTCGTTGCTTGCCTCTCTTGCAGCCACGCTCCTTGTCCGTGGGGCTACTGAACTGGCAACTAGCTGACGTCTTCTTTCTACGTACAGTCTGGTAGCATCTATATCAACATACTCCTCACCAGAAGGCTCAAAACTGTTATGATCGTGATTTATATTGATTTCAAGACTAAAGCGAAACTCCCCACTGTTTGGATTCGTTCGACTCACAGCTCTCCAGGTTTGGTTCCCACTCTGCCCGCTGCGAGTGGCATTTCCTGTGCGACGAAATGTGTTAAGCCACTCAAGCAAAGAGTCGCCGTTGGAGTTTTCCCCAGGAACTTCAGaatctgagagaaaaaaaacagaattgcaAACATTCACACAACCACGTGCTCTGCATACTACAATGCACTCCAAATCCCCTTTACTTCCTATGCTCTGACTTCAGACACAATACAGTAGCAGGGCACCTACCTTGCTATGCTTATGCACAAAAATATGCTCTATGtaaaaatgtcagcaaaacTTACCAGTTCAACTTAGAATTTTTGTCTCAACAGCAGACtcacagagaaattaatatGCCCAGATGGTCTCTTCTGAGCCAGAGTTCAGATTCAGGTGGTCCAAAGATAGTTGTATTTGTCCAATTCCTGCCCCTTGCTGAAGCTACCAATTTGGACATATTTTAATAACTCATTTTGatacagcaggaaaaggaataacAAGTCTTGTCTTcatttggaaaattaaaaaaaaaaattgtttcctatAAGCAGTAGAACAAATGATCACAGAGCCATTaaggttggaaaggatctctGGAGATAATCTAGTTCAActcccctgccaaggcagggtcacctagaGCAGCTTACACAGGAACGTGTCTGGGTGGGATGCATAGTTTGAAcagattttctccttttgtgCAAATATACTCTTTTCCTATTACAATACCAACACCTCAATTTTCAAACCTTCTCCAGCTACATGCTCAAGAACAGATATGAGTGTTGTGGTTAGGGCTAACTGTGTATAAAGCAAGCCAATTGCCATAATGACAGAGAAGATCTTCCCTTGAAGGGATCAGATTAAGTTCTCCCTACTCTATCATCTCTCTGTGTCCAGGAAACCTCCATGAACTTTGGTATCTTCATTTCTGAGCTGCCAATTCCTCTCCCAAATCTGACTAGAATTGGCCAAATGAGTAAGCTAGTATCTCTGGGGAACTGAAGACAGATAATGCATAAAACACAAGCCTCACTTGactgaaagaaatggaaagaaacaacaaaagtGGCAAAACAGTGGAGAGATTaacttttccaaataatttattttccaactGCTCTAATACATGATAAAAGCTTCTaagatctggaaaaaaaaatacatttactaacaaaggaaaatgaggggggaaaaggagcaaGTAATTTATGATTAACATAAATGAGTTTTCATAAAGTATTTCGAGTTTGGTTTTGTATCCTTAGGAAATCACTCTTACTTTTAAACAATCCCCAGAGACacattgaaaaaaaaggaagagaaatgagTCTCTCTTAAATATCTTGACAGAACTGTATTTATGCACCACATAATATGTGTCTACATTTATGAATGAAGAATGTTTACCTCCAACAGTTCTACCTTCACCTTCTCTGTTATCCAGATCAGACTGCGACATCAGACGCTCCTTAGCCCCCTCCAAACGTTGCTGCAACTCTTCTGCTGTTATTTCTCCtgaattaatttacattttgatAACACTGTTAGGTAAGATACTATTACTGCCTCTACACAGCCATgcagaaataacattttctatCTTGAATGAAAATCTTCAGAAGACAGATAAAACTGATgaaaccagaaagaaaacagcactaATGTGAGATTATAGTGCAGATATCAGAGGAAGTAGGTAGTGGAGTGGAAGTTACCGAATGTGTTGAGAGCGTGCCAGCTTCCAGTAACAATTCAGAGGCCCCCAAAACTGCCACATATCAACAGATATACTGGAATGTACCAAATGTTAATTGTCTATGTTTGGACATTGAAATGCAGCATCTTTGTATACAGGTAAAGTGTTATACTTTTGTTCCATatggaggttttttcccctttctacAAAGCTACAGAAGTCAGGCTGCTTGAGTAACAGCACCACATATGGTGCCTAACAGTAGGAGTGTTCCTTCATTGCACCTCTTCTACTGAAGGTATGCACATCTTACCAGGAGTGCCAAGCAGGTTTCGGTCCCTCATTAGCCTGTAGTCCTCCTCATTGAGCTCGTTAATGAACTGGTAATAGGCCTCCTCCCGGCTGAGGCGCTCCAGCTGCCGCTGTCTCTCACCTCCACCGTGGCTGCGCTCTCGTGAAGGCGCCTGCTCAttgccagctcctcctgcacgGTGTCGGGAGCGATCCATAATGGTAATGCCAAGCTGTCCTGGACAAAACCAGAAGATTAGACTGCTCAGGAATTACAGGAAGAATTTACTTAATTTGCAGTAAAACCTTCCCAGCATTTTCAGAAGAATTAGTTTATTAGTAGCTAAAGATTATTAAGGTGAACCAAGCTTCGTGTTATTTGCCAAAACAGTGTAGTTTATTATTCaaatatataactatataactATATAAATACTTCTAGCTTGCTGAAAAATAGTTTCAAGCCCCCTTTCTCACTGAAAGGGCATACTGGTTGGTATGGTAACTTTGAAGTAAAAACACAatgacagatttattttcttttttttagctAAATAACGATATTCTAGAAAGTTAAAGGAGTTAACATAAAATTTATGTCCTTTATCTCAAGCAAAATACAACTGCAGTGGagagtattttaaaagctgaagaaTGGTTAAAAACATGGTTTTCTGATTACTGGATTGCAATTACCCAGTGTAGACTTGTGACAACCCCAACATAAGACTACATTCGTATTTTCATCAGTAATTTCCCACACATACTATACAGCCTCAGATTCATTTTTGGTGGAATGACTCTCCTGACACTCTTAGATGATTTGTGTACTTCCCTTGCATTCTCTAATCTAAGGATTAGCTAGCAAAGGGACATCCATCTCCAGAATAAGGGTATAAAAGGGATGGGCTGTACTTTTGCCACAGCTCTTCATCACTTACCCTATATTGAACCAAGACGACACTGTTAGAAGGCAAGAATAACCTTCCAGGGTCAAACAGGCATCATGTCCATAGATTTCTGTTTCATTACCACCTCCCTCTAGTTAGGACTCAATCGCGGGCCAATCAGCGCTCAGACCACTCCTCAACTTTCCCATTTTCTAAAGGAAACCTGTTCTTCCACTCTCTTTTTGAAAGAAGATAAATGTGTCCTTTCAATTGAGCTTCCTGTTTAACAAAAGGCACCTGTAACACCTGCTGAGGCAGACACCTGACAAAAGCATCACTTCTCTCAAGAGACCATCAGTCTAAAAAGCCCCAACCACACTGCACCATGCTGCTTGCATGTGAATAAATGCCTTTcgtttttgtttgtttgcttttcatcAATTTACACACACATTGAAGTCACTTCAAGTTTAGATTACAGGGAAACACACAAAACAGCATTCTAAGCACACTCCTGATCAATGATTAGTCTTCACAGGACAGGTGATGAGACAACAAACAGATCAACTAACTAttagaaatacattaaaaaaaaaaaaaaaaaaaaaaaaagagcaaatcGTTATCAACACTGCAAACAGAtacattttctgattttgtgtATTTGTCAACAGCAGAAGCTGGCATATATTTAATATACCTTTCTTATGTTCTTTGTGGGATCCATTCTGATGTATGCTTGGTTTCATTATTTCCACATCTCATGTTACTTCCCcccaccagcccctgcccctggtAACTGCACTTCTAAATAAACTTCTTCCAAATCAACCATTTTCCTCCTGTGTCCAACACTGCATTTtgatgcatttaaaattttctctcctAGCTGTAAGTCATTCAACTTCAAAGAAATGAAATCTGAGTATCTTCCCTTCAAGACTTTTTCCATTcccataatattttttctttttaatcaatGTTGCCCTCTTGGCTCAGCCTCACAATCTGTTGATAACTGCTGACTACAATTTCCCTCAAGGACTATGTTCAAATCAGGTCACTTCTCATATCACACTTCTAAACACAAATTCCTCATCCAGCTCTTCTTGCTACTCCAGTTTCCTCACAACAAAAGCAGTCCCCACCCAGCCCCCCAGCCAGCACTATCATTATCTTGGCAACACCCATCATGACTATTACCATGAAAATCCCCAATCCAGACTGCACTGAATACTGAAGTGCCTCTGTCCCAGGTGACTTAAAACTTGACACAGGTGCAGcggggaggggggaagaaagaggattgataaaattaattcagtttcaCGTAAGGTTGTTATTTAGACAAATGCCTTAAAACAATATGTGGCTTCTTGCCCGACAATGACTATTCTAAGTTAACCAACTTCCAGGTACATCGCTATACTGctacatagaaaaaaaatgccataTATATTCTTTAGATAAGAAGCCCATCACATGCAGTCCCCCTCAATCTAAATTTAAAAGTGTTGTTCAAAAGATAGgttctttaattttcagttatccacagaaaatctggaaatttctttgattttgtgggtagttaaggaaaaaaatactcttttgttGACAACTGTATGGTAGGATGATTAGTCACACTCCTTAAATGACTCACTCAGAAACAGTTAGAAGTGTGAAGTGCTTGGTTGTCCCATCTGTTTAACATAACTCCATGGATGACAACTACTATCCCTACTTATCAAATGCCATCAAAACCAAGTACTTTGGCACCTAAAATGTTTCAGAGTTGTGGAAGTTGAAGAGTATTAACTGCATCAAAAACGAGGTACACTGCATTAGAACATTTCGGAGTATTGAAAAATTAAAGGGTATTAACTACTAAGATGCAAAAAACTGAAATTGAAATCCAGTTATGACTCGGATTACTCTTCCTTTGCAAAGAGATAGGGGTTGCATGCCAACATCTTACGTTCTCTAGCATTTTCAACCTAAGACTTACTCCTTTATATCTTCATTCATTAAATACTCTGGTCTATTCTTTAAGGTTTACGaccattttttaatatataccTTATTCTTTTAGGCTTCAGCCTGTTTCCCTTAAGTACCACCCCCGGTTCAATTAGGTACTCATTTTCTGCAAGACTACCACCTGATTGCAAGGTGACTATGGAGTTTAGCTGAGGAAGCCTCTCCGAGCCAGAGGGCTATTTAGCATTTCTGTCACACCGCAGCCTCCAGGCAGGATGATTTCACCGACTTTGGGaatagaaaaaaagtaaaataaaaacaactctCAAACCAAACCCATAAACTCCCACGCACAAAGCCTGGAAAAcgagggaggagagaaaaaaggagagacaaAAGGTAATGAAAACACAGCCCCCGGGACACTCAGAGGGACCCAAAGCGAGGGCCTGAGAGTGGCCgcccaccccctccccaggccGGCAGCAGGGGCCGCAGACGCCAGCTTCGAGCCAGGCcggcccagggcagggcagggccgcGACCCCAGGCCGTGCAGCCGCGAAGGCTCCGACGGCTCCGTGGGCCCTCGGGCCCGGTCCTGCCCCGCCCCCCGCCTGTTGCCGGGGCGACGGGAGCGCCGCGACTGACGGGCTCCCGCCCAATGCCCCGGGCGGCCCGCGGCCGCCGGCCAATGGCAGCAGCGCCGGGCAGCCCGTGTcctcccgccccgctccccgcgggctgcccggcccggcccggcccggccctgaCACCGACCGGCCCGGCCGGGCCCACCCTCTCCGCCGCTGCCCGAGCCCGCGGCTCCCCTGCCCGCGACGGGCCGCGTCACCCGCTGCGGCAAACTGGGGAGGCGCCCATGCCGCCGCCTGCCCCGGGGATGGGAAACCTGCCGAGAGCGCAGCCGGCGAGATCCGAGAGCCCGTCCCTGCCTGCTGCCGGCCGGCTcagccccgcgccgctcccgtCCCTCCCGGCGGCAGCGGGAGCCGCCTCTGCCGGGACACCGACCCTGGCCGTGCGAGCGGGGCGCGCTCCAGCTCCAATTGCGGTCCGGGTGCCGCTTCCAGCACCGATTGCGGTCCGGCCGGCTGCCGGCGCCGCCGAAGCAGGTTCCGTGCGCGAGAGAGGGGCCGGCCCCCGCCGCGAGCCCCGCCCCCTCGTGCGCACGCGTGTTTGGGACTTTGTAATAACTTACATAAGGAATAACATTGATTATACACCACTAATAACTTACATAAGGAATAAGGTTGGTTATAGAGTCACTATACCCTCTgctcccttcttcccaggcttCCTGCCGTTTCAAATGGGACGCTTCTCCGTCTTCCGCGACCGTGcctccctttctttcctttttatttacgTTTCCTTCTGCAGGAATCTCCCACTGAACTTGTTTCTAAAACTTTCCAAAAACAATTGCTCGGTGCCGTCACCCGTCTCGAGCCGCGGTTTTGGTGATTTCCATCTGCAGAGCCTTGGGTGGAATTCCCGCACGGGAAGCTCCGGCAGAATTTTGCTGTTGTAGCTGCGGCACACCGGGGACACCCGCAGACCCGCGGTCCCGAGTTCCTTGTGCGGATTTGTTCCAACAAATCTTGCGCAAACTCTGTGAATCGGCAAAATGAGGCCTGTTCATGTGGTTTCTGTGAGACAAACTGAGGTTTGGGACAAATTCTTAACACCAAGGCCAGATCAGGAACTACTCCTTGCTCACTGCATTCAGAAAATAGTAAcctctttgtttttcatgtacCTTGCTGCTGTATAAATAATTAGTATTCTATTATGATTCGCCTTGCCTGAAGCAATTAAAATGTGTCCTTCCTGAAGATCAATTTTACTTTCTTAGTAAAAGTCagaatatatacatatacacacatatacatgtatatatagTTAGTTAggttttttaaatctttttctcTTACAGTCTACTTTTACTAATCACTGTTCCACATTCAAACAAAACATCTTCTCTGGTATGAAGCCCACATACACAC includes the following:
- the RNF6 gene encoding E3 ubiquitin-protein ligase RNF6 isoform X2; this encodes MDRSRHRAGGAGNEQAPSRERSHGGGERQRQLERLSREEAYYQFINELNEEDYRLMRDRNLLGTPGEITAEELQQRLEGAKERLMSQSDLDNREGEGRTVGDSEVPGENSNGDSLLEWLNTFRRTGNATRSGQSGNQTWRAVSRTNPNSGEFRFSLEININHDHNSFEPSGEEYVDIDATRLYVERRRQLVASSVAPRTRSVAAREASNEAARTRLLRHAMALRSEIVSHAVSGRLRSRTRELTGQTNNSTPHNSVAAGEPREMPERGTSAGVRRGRARSNVRMNTNQRLEILRLRSTLSSRSRSPLQRQGDAARSEERGQRQGRNAQQVNRSRRQTAQASPQPTEEQARSNTQAPQLSSVAPSLGTSLEEEESSRPVAAVRRHPTITLDLQVRRIRPGENRDRDSIASRTRSRVGMSENTVTFESDSGGFRRTISRSERAGIRTYISTIRIPLRRISETGLGEPSSVALRSILRQIMTGFGELSSLMETESNSEVQRGSHHLGDAHNNSSSANSSDPGGVLSRHALDGSRERNGQRGGSQRPGRNRESQDSRQSQDANNLVENGTLPILRLAHFFLLNEDDDDDRFRGLTKEQIDNLSTRNYGDVHTENEWSKTCSVCINEYATGNKLRQLPCMHEFHIHCIDRWLSENSTCPICRQPVLGSNATDNG
- the RNF6 gene encoding E3 ubiquitin-protein ligase RNF6 isoform X1, whose product is MKPSIHQNGSHKEHKKGQLGITIMDRSRHRAGGAGNEQAPSRERSHGGGERQRQLERLSREEAYYQFINELNEEDYRLMRDRNLLGTPGEITAEELQQRLEGAKERLMSQSDLDNREGEGRTVGDSEVPGENSNGDSLLEWLNTFRRTGNATRSGQSGNQTWRAVSRTNPNSGEFRFSLEININHDHNSFEPSGEEYVDIDATRLYVERRRQLVASSVAPRTRSVAAREASNEAARTRLLRHAMALRSEIVSHAVSGRLRSRTRELTGQTNNSTPHNSVAAGEPREMPERGTSAGVRRGRARSNVRMNTNQRLEILRLRSTLSSRSRSPLQRQGDAARSEERGQRQGRNAQQVNRSRRQTAQASPQPTEEQARSNTQAPQLSSVAPSLGTSLEEEESSRPVAAVRRHPTITLDLQVRRIRPGENRDRDSIASRTRSRVGMSENTVTFESDSGGFRRTISRSERAGIRTYISTIRIPLRRISETGLGEPSSVALRSILRQIMTGFGELSSLMETESNSEVQRGSHHLGDAHNNSSSANSSDPGGVLSRHALDGSRERNGQRGGSQRPGRNRESQDSRQSQDANNLVENGTLPILRLAHFFLLNEDDDDDRFRGLTKEQIDNLSTRNYGDVHTENEWSKTCSVCINEYATGNKLRQLPCMHEFHIHCIDRWLSENSTCPICRQPVLGSNATDNG